A stretch of the Medicago truncatula cultivar Jemalong A17 chromosome 5, MtrunA17r5.0-ANR, whole genome shotgun sequence genome encodes the following:
- the LOC11434222 gene encoding transmembrane protein 256 homolog, whose protein sequence is MNPLIWHKVAAISGVAALGLGTYGAHAFKPQNPTYKDVWHTASLYHLVHTAALVSAPITKNPNVFGGLLTAGILAFSGTCYTVAFLEDRKYSTLAPFGGFAFIAAWGSLFF, encoded by the exons atgaatCCTCTAATTTGGCACAAAGTCGCTGCAATTTCAGGTGTAGCAGCACTTGGATTAGGAACCTATGGCGCACACGCTTTCAAACCCCAAAACCCCACTTACAAAGAT GTTTGGCATACAGCTTCTCTCTACCATTTGGTTCACACTGCTGCGTTGGTTTCAGCTCCAATTACAAAAAATCCCAATGTT TTTGGAGGGCTTTTAACAGCTGGAATCTTGGCTTTCTCTGGGAC GTGTTATACTGTTGCATTTCTCGAAGATAGGAAATATTCAACCTTGGCTCCATTTGGCGGTTTTGCATTTATAGCAGCCTGGGGTAGCTTGTTTTTCTGA